The following proteins come from a genomic window of Rutidosis leptorrhynchoides isolate AG116_Rl617_1_P2 chromosome 10, CSIRO_AGI_Rlap_v1, whole genome shotgun sequence:
- the LOC139871139 gene encoding uncharacterized protein, whose product MVLNTDKADSWSWALSNNGCFNCKSLSGFIDSKLLNNTAVLAGTMRNNLVPKKVEVFIWRVRKGRIPVLAELDKRGIDLHSVRCPLCDNDIEGINHSLLNCERVWEIWLRVFDWWGVTRPTVVGLNDILEGNVGSFGKDPGKDIWQAALWTSVYLIWKNRNEKVFKNKCWSAPVALSEIQVKGFEWIAKRCKRKVIDWHSWFQNPYSLTV is encoded by the coding sequence ATGGTTCTTAATACAGATAAGGCCGATTCTTGGAGCTGGGCATTAAGTAATAATGGTTGCTTTAACTGTAAATCTCTTTCAGGTTTTATCGATTCGAAGCTCCTGAATAATACTGCTGTTTTGGCGGGCACTATGCGAAACAATTTAGTCCCCAAAAAAGTGGAGGTATTTATTTGGCGAGTAAGAAAAGGTAGGATCCCGGTATTGGCAGAATTGGACAAAAGGGGTATTGACCTACATTCGGTACGTTGTCCACTTTGTGATAATGATATCGAAGGCATCAATCACTCCCTCCTAAATTGCGAAAGGGTGTGGGAAATATGGTTGCGAGTCTTTGATTGGTGGGGTGTCACACGACCCACTGTTGTGGGATTAAATGACATACTAGAAGGTAACGTGGGTAGCTTCGGAAAGGATCCGGGTAAAGATATTTGGCAAGCGGCTCTCTGGACAAGTGTGTACTTAATCTGGAAGAATCGAAATGAGAAAGTCTTCAAAAACAAATGTTGGAGTGCGCCGGTCGCTTTAAGTGAGATTCAAGTAAAAGGATTTGAGTGGATTGCAAAACGGTGCAAAAGAAAAGTTATCGACTGGCATAGCTGGTTTCAAAACCCATATTCTCTAACCGTTTAG